In one window of Hymenobacter nivis DNA:
- a CDS encoding pseudouridine synthase, producing the protein MGKQHFSKDKNDRRGGGSSGSGRPSSSDRPSGERRSFSSDRPGGERRSFSGDRPSGDRRPNTGPGGFGGGSRGAERGGAGREQSGGSSYGGSRPSFGGGGREQSGGGRPSFGGGGREQSGGAGGRPPFGGGGKRFGGDSERRPYGQGGGTSSGGARRDERPASSREQRTGTSYGRTERSPERPPREGFGRNGGEANERPARPYQPRENWSGQPYRQEGRPAVPRGTPGERNRKFQKENPYGAPEGETGASRSTTGTGFGRSTPREESAPRSADERGPNRPIRAARPFEANPPQPREERGDDRSGRNDRPDRSDRNVGGDRDGSRDRGFGGARGGEGGFERKFTPGAFGRRDGAPGAPRINGERPGGFEKRSFGGERDAVRVGSARPDGDERPALGKFAQRREDLKAQERSVRRSGTGYGTAIQTNRADKPGFGERPGEAPDYKNLKHYDADPNRGNKRRRDQENQDFGTDELRLNRYIANAGICSRREADALIASGEIRVNGEVVTEMGYKVQPTDTVQYGKTNLNREKSVYVLLNKPKDFLTTTDDPEGRRTVMELVANASKERIFPVGRLDRNTTGLLLFTNDGEVAQRLSHPSHKNKKIYQVELSTPLTEDDLRKIGEGIELEDGKAEVDDVAVVAGNPHFVGIEIHIGRNRIVRRIFEHLGYDVVALDRVQYAGLTKKELPRGKWRFLSEQEVIRLKYFM; encoded by the coding sequence ATGGGCAAGCAACATTTTTCGAAAGACAAGAACGACCGTCGCGGCGGTGGTTCCAGCGGCTCCGGTCGGCCTTCCTCCAGCGACCGTCCCAGCGGCGAGCGGCGCTCCTTCTCCAGCGACCGGCCCGGCGGCGAGCGGCGCTCCTTCTCGGGCGACCGGCCCAGTGGCGACCGACGCCCCAACACGGGCCCCGGGGGCTTTGGGGGTGGAAGCCGTGGCGCCGAGCGCGGTGGCGCCGGCCGTGAACAATCGGGCGGCAGCAGTTACGGTGGCAGCCGGCCTTCATTTGGCGGTGGCGGCCGCGAGCAATCGGGTGGCGGCCGGCCCTCGTTTGGTGGCGGCGGCCGCGAGCAGTCGGGCGGTGCGGGTGGCCGGCCCCCATTTGGTGGCGGCGGCAAGCGGTTTGGCGGCGACTCAGAGCGGCGGCCTTACGGTCAGGGCGGTGGCACCAGCTCCGGCGGCGCGCGCCGCGACGAGCGGCCCGCCAGCAGCCGGGAGCAGCGCACCGGCACCAGCTACGGCCGCACCGAGCGCAGCCCCGAGCGGCCCCCGCGCGAAGGCTTCGGCCGCAACGGCGGCGAGGCCAACGAGCGCCCCGCCCGGCCCTACCAGCCCCGCGAAAACTGGAGCGGCCAGCCCTACCGCCAGGAAGGCCGGCCGGCCGTGCCCCGCGGCACGCCGGGCGAGCGCAACCGGAAGTTCCAAAAGGAAAACCCCTACGGAGCCCCCGAGGGCGAGACAGGCGCGAGCCGCAGCACCACGGGCACGGGCTTCGGCCGCAGCACGCCCCGCGAGGAAAGCGCCCCGCGCTCGGCCGACGAGCGGGGACCCAACCGGCCCATCCGGGCGGCGCGGCCGTTTGAAGCCAACCCGCCGCAGCCCCGCGAGGAGCGCGGCGACGACCGTAGCGGACGCAATGACCGCCCCGACCGCAGTGACCGCAACGTTGGCGGCGACCGTGACGGCAGCCGCGACCGGGGTTTCGGGGGCGCGCGCGGCGGCGAAGGTGGCTTCGAGCGCAAGTTCACGCCGGGCGCGTTTGGCCGGCGCGACGGGGCCCCGGGGGCCCCGCGTATCAACGGCGAGCGGCCGGGCGGCTTTGAGAAGCGGAGCTTTGGCGGCGAGCGCGACGCGGTGCGCGTCGGCAGTGCCCGGCCCGACGGGGACGAGCGCCCGGCCCTGGGCAAATTTGCGCAGCGCCGCGAGGACCTGAAGGCCCAGGAGCGCAGCGTGCGCCGCTCGGGCACCGGCTACGGCACCGCCATTCAAACCAACCGCGCCGACAAGCCCGGCTTTGGCGAGCGGCCCGGTGAAGCCCCCGACTACAAAAACCTCAAGCACTACGATGCCGACCCCAACCGTGGCAACAAGCGCCGCCGCGACCAGGAAAACCAGGACTTTGGTACCGACGAGCTGCGCCTTAACCGCTACATCGCCAACGCCGGCATTTGCTCGCGCCGCGAAGCCGACGCGCTGATTGCCTCCGGCGAAATCCGGGTGAACGGCGAAGTGGTGACGGAAATGGGCTACAAAGTGCAGCCCACCGACACGGTGCAGTACGGCAAAACCAATCTCAACCGCGAGAAGTCGGTGTACGTGCTGCTGAACAAGCCCAAGGATTTCCTCACCACCACCGACGACCCCGAAGGCCGCCGCACGGTGATGGAGCTAGTGGCCAACGCCTCGAAGGAGCGCATCTTCCCGGTGGGCCGCCTCGACCGCAACACCACTGGCCTGCTGCTCTTCACTAACGACGGCGAGGTGGCCCAGCGCCTCTCGCACCCCTCGCATAAGAACAAGAAAATCTACCAGGTGGAGCTGAGCACGCCGCTCACCGAGGACGACCTGCGCAAGATTGGCGAAGGCATTGAGCTGGAGGACGGCAAGGCCGAGGTGGACGACGTGGCCGTGGTAGCGGGCAACCCGCACTTCGTGGGCATCGAAATCCACATCGGGCGCAACCGCATCGTGCGCCGTATTTTCGAGCACCTGGGCTACGACGTGGTGGCCCTGGACCGCGTGCAGTACGCCGGCCTCACCAAGAAGGAGCTGCCCCGCGGCAAGTGGCGCTTCCTGAGCGAGCAAGAGGTAATTCGGCTGAAGTACTTCATGTAA
- a CDS encoding TraR/DksA family transcriptional regulator has translation MTDENVRYSREDLSEFDQIIQEKLVAARRELSFIKETLTRRNDSGTDNTASSAKVLEDGADTAEKESMNQLASRQMKFIQQLENAQVRIKNGTYGVCIGTGKLIPKDRLRAVPHTQHSIEAKMARRD, from the coding sequence ATGACCGACGAAAACGTCCGCTACTCGCGGGAAGACTTGAGCGAATTCGACCAGATTATCCAGGAAAAACTGGTGGCCGCCCGGCGGGAGCTTTCCTTCATCAAAGAAACCCTGACCCGCCGCAACGATTCGGGTACCGATAACACCGCCTCGTCGGCCAAGGTGCTGGAAGACGGCGCCGACACGGCCGAAAAAGAGAGCATGAACCAGTTGGCCTCGCGCCAGATGAAGTTTATCCAGCAGCTGGAAAACGCCCAGGTCCGCATCAAAAACGGTACGTACGGCGTGTGCATAGGCACGGGCAAGCTCATTCCCAAAGATCGCCTCCGCGCGGTGCCCCACACCCAGCACTCCATCGAAGCCAAAATGGCGCGCCGCGACTAG
- a CDS encoding type III pantothenate kinase has translation MHTLVLDIGNTAIKAGCFAGAALREMVAGLMAEEVDALVQRWGPQHLLIASVAEEAARWALRLQDLVPGRILLFAPGATPVPLRNAYATPLTLGADRLAGAVAAAALRPGRDTLVLDAGTALKCDLVTADGTYRGGSIGPGLGMRLRALYEFTGRLPLLPLPPPDATVPLVGDSTVGALLSGVVNGAAAEANGLITAYRQHYPALGVLLTGGDAPLLASRLAGPIFVVPELVLLGLYRILAYNVEQ, from the coding sequence ATGCACACCCTAGTCCTCGACATCGGCAATACCGCCATTAAGGCGGGCTGCTTTGCAGGTGCGGCGTTGCGGGAGATGGTGGCGGGCCTCATGGCCGAAGAGGTGGATGCGCTGGTGCAACGCTGGGGCCCCCAGCACCTACTCATTGCGTCGGTGGCGGAGGAAGCGGCCCGGTGGGCCTTGCGCCTGCAAGACCTAGTGCCGGGCCGCATCCTGCTGTTTGCGCCCGGCGCCACGCCCGTGCCGCTGCGCAATGCCTACGCCACGCCCCTCACCCTGGGGGCCGACCGCCTGGCCGGGGCCGTGGCGGCAGCCGCCCTGCGCCCAGGCCGCGACACGCTGGTGCTCGACGCCGGCACAGCCCTGAAGTGCGACCTCGTGACGGCCGATGGCACCTACCGCGGCGGCAGCATCGGGCCGGGGCTGGGCATGCGGCTGCGGGCCCTGTACGAGTTCACTGGCCGGCTGCCGCTGCTGCCGCTGCCGCCCCCCGATGCAACGGTTCCGCTGGTGGGCGACTCTACGGTGGGGGCCCTGCTCAGCGGCGTGGTGAACGGGGCCGCCGCCGAAGCCAACGGCCTGATTACCGCCTACCGCCAGCACTACCCCGCCCTGGGCGTGCTGCTGACCGGCGGCGACGCCCCCCTGCTAGCCAGCCGGCTGGCAGGCCCTATCTTTGTTGTGCCCGAACTGGTGCTGCTCGGGCTTTACCGGATTTTAGCCTATAATGTTGAACAATAA
- a CDS encoding tetratricopeptide repeat protein, translating into MRPSLLLLSAALLLAAPARAQGPQSGGAADGPALVKDYARRGEPEKAVFLLERLPAEQQTSTELFPLYVQALMDLKRYKDAEKLAKKAVKLHPDDATYGVALGGALQAAGETAGADKQWQRVVNQLAPNQVGPVAAEFSRRSLPAWAEKTYLRGRALARNETEYGSQLIQLYTQSQQQDKLLAETLRLVQQDEQQLPYVRNMLQNALREEKDFDALEKQLLSAVQQHPEQAAYAELLLWLQVQRHDFVGALMQARALDRRGRTQGSRVLNVAAIAQQNKDFESALAGYDYVLKEYRTGPLYNVARQGRLSAREDQVRSTYPVDQAQVRALATEYEQLLAELGRAPEAAQVRRRLADLYAFQLGNQAKAMGLLQAVVDQPQAPTGLVDEAKLTLGDLYLLRAEPWEATLLYSQVEKTERDSPLGYEAKLRNARLSYFAGDFKLAQSHLDILKEATTREIANDAMQLSLLIATNTVEDTLGLALKDYAAAEQLVFQNKLPAAVAGLDALLAKYPGHSLSDNAYYLKAQLQRRMGDFPAATATLDRLLAGPANGVLSDDALFLLARIQEEDLKDRPKAQALYEQVLTKYPGSIYVAEARKRFRKLRGDAVQ; encoded by the coding sequence ATGCGTCCGTCCCTTCTGCTGCTGAGCGCGGCCTTGCTACTCGCCGCCCCGGCCCGCGCCCAGGGCCCCCAGAGCGGGGGGGCCGCCGACGGCCCCGCCCTCGTGAAGGACTACGCCCGCCGGGGCGAGCCCGAAAAGGCTGTATTCCTGCTGGAGCGGCTGCCCGCCGAGCAGCAAACTAGCACCGAGCTGTTCCCGCTCTACGTGCAGGCCCTGATGGACCTCAAACGCTACAAAGACGCCGAGAAGCTGGCTAAAAAAGCCGTGAAGCTGCACCCCGACGACGCCACCTACGGCGTGGCCTTGGGCGGGGCCCTGCAAGCGGCCGGCGAAACTGCTGGGGCCGACAAGCAGTGGCAGCGCGTGGTGAACCAGCTGGCCCCCAATCAGGTGGGCCCCGTGGCGGCTGAATTCAGTCGGCGCAGCTTGCCGGCCTGGGCCGAAAAAACCTACCTGCGCGGCCGGGCCCTGGCCCGCAACGAAACCGAGTACGGGTCCCAGCTCATCCAGCTTTACACCCAAAGCCAGCAGCAGGACAAGCTGCTAGCCGAAACCCTGCGCCTGGTGCAGCAGGACGAGCAGCAGCTACCCTACGTGCGCAACATGCTCCAGAACGCGCTGCGGGAGGAAAAGGACTTCGACGCCCTCGAAAAGCAGCTGCTTAGTGCCGTGCAGCAGCACCCCGAGCAGGCCGCCTACGCCGAGCTGCTGCTGTGGCTGCAAGTGCAGCGCCACGACTTTGTGGGGGCCCTGATGCAGGCCCGGGCCCTCGACCGGCGCGGGCGCACCCAGGGCAGCCGGGTGCTGAACGTGGCCGCCATCGCTCAGCAAAACAAGGACTTCGAAAGCGCCCTGGCCGGCTACGACTACGTGCTGAAAGAGTATCGCACGGGGCCCCTCTACAACGTAGCCCGGCAGGGCCGCCTGTCGGCCCGCGAAGACCAGGTGCGCAGTACCTACCCCGTGGACCAGGCCCAGGTGCGGGCCCTGGCCACCGAGTACGAGCAGCTGCTGGCCGAGCTGGGGAGGGCCCCCGAGGCCGCCCAGGTACGCCGCCGCCTGGCCGATCTCTACGCCTTCCAGCTCGGCAACCAGGCCAAGGCCATGGGGCTGCTCCAGGCCGTCGTCGACCAGCCCCAGGCTCCCACCGGCCTGGTGGACGAGGCCAAGCTGACCCTGGGCGACCTGTACCTGCTGCGCGCCGAGCCCTGGGAGGCCACGCTGCTGTATTCGCAGGTGGAAAAAACCGAGCGCGACTCGCCGCTGGGCTACGAAGCCAAGCTGCGCAACGCCCGCCTGAGCTATTTCGCCGGCGATTTTAAGCTGGCCCAGAGCCACCTGGACATCCTGAAGGAAGCCACGACCCGCGAAATTGCCAACGACGCTATGCAGCTCTCGCTGCTTATCGCCACCAACACGGTGGAGGACACCCTGGGGCTGGCCCTGAAGGACTACGCCGCCGCCGAGCAGCTTGTGTTCCAGAACAAGCTGCCCGCCGCCGTGGCCGGCCTCGATGCGCTGCTGGCCAAGTACCCCGGCCACTCGCTCAGCGACAATGCCTATTACCTCAAGGCCCAGTTGCAGCGGCGCATGGGCGACTTCCCGGCCGCCACCGCTACCCTCGACCGCCTGCTGGCTGGCCCGGCCAACGGCGTGCTCAGCGACGACGCGCTGTTTTTACTGGCCCGCATTCAGGAAGAAGACCTCAAGGACCGGCCCAAGGCCCAGGCCCTTTACGAGCAGGTGCTGACCAAGTACCCCGGCAGCATCTACGTGGCCGAGGCCCGCAAGCGCTTCCGTAAACTGCGCGGTGACGCTGTGCAGTAA
- a CDS encoding outer membrane protein transport protein — translation MLNNKNMARRLLLAGGMAALAGGAQAQGLGNSPYSRLGIGEYYPNTGGVRQAGMGGVGLAAPNAINVNELNPALLYYTARTTFEAAYNGQYKTVKNNTASANSGSATLGYLSLAIPLKRRWAAAVGLKPLSAVDYETNVRSTIVGAPRDSALTRYSGSGGISRAYLAQGVHVARDLNVGFTAAYVFGTVDETTGTRIVLADGSASQTTLDRRHVHYSDFDFRAGVHYRHNLGKDLRMNLAGVYSFPANLGARRTTTQERQDVNGATVVGTKVQTEDVNGTVKVPALAQLGISLDNDKNWSASVDVAQQQWSKFSSFGVVTTPLHNTMRIGVGGEFTPDPGSVEHYFQRVNYRLGVNVAQLPYQPAGKMLYDRSVSWGFGFPLPTSSPLEATTFSLAFTYGMRGNTDLLAAGTGASNVQENYMKMTFGVTLNNRWFIKRRLQ, via the coding sequence ATGTTGAACAATAAGAACATGGCCCGGCGGTTGCTGTTGGCTGGGGGGATGGCGGCGCTGGCCGGCGGGGCGCAGGCGCAGGGCCTGGGCAATTCGCCCTATTCGCGCCTCGGCATTGGTGAATACTACCCCAACACCGGTGGCGTGCGCCAGGCGGGCATGGGCGGCGTAGGCTTGGCCGCGCCCAACGCCATCAATGTGAACGAGTTGAACCCGGCGCTGCTCTACTACACGGCCCGCACCACCTTTGAGGCGGCGTACAACGGACAGTACAAAACGGTGAAAAATAACACGGCCTCGGCCAACTCGGGCAGTGCCACGCTGGGCTACCTCTCGCTGGCCATACCGCTGAAGCGCCGCTGGGCCGCCGCCGTAGGCCTGAAGCCGCTGAGCGCCGTGGATTACGAAACCAACGTGCGCAGCACCATCGTGGGCGCCCCCCGCGACTCAGCCCTGACGCGCTACTCGGGTTCGGGGGGCATCTCGCGGGCTTACCTAGCTCAGGGCGTGCACGTTGCCCGCGACCTGAACGTGGGCTTTACGGCGGCTTATGTGTTTGGCACCGTGGACGAAACGACGGGTACCCGCATTGTGCTGGCCGACGGCTCGGCCAGCCAAACCACGCTGGACCGCCGCCACGTGCACTACTCCGACTTTGACTTCCGGGCCGGGGTGCACTACCGCCACAACCTGGGCAAGGACCTGCGCATGAACCTGGCCGGCGTGTACAGCTTCCCGGCCAACCTGGGGGCCCGGCGCACCACTACCCAGGAGCGGCAGGACGTGAACGGGGCCACCGTGGTCGGTACCAAGGTGCAGACCGAGGACGTGAACGGCACCGTGAAGGTGCCCGCCCTGGCCCAGCTGGGCATCAGCCTTGATAACGACAAAAACTGGAGTGCTAGCGTGGACGTGGCCCAGCAGCAGTGGTCAAAGTTTTCGAGCTTCGGCGTCGTCACGACGCCGCTGCACAACACCATGCGCATCGGTGTGGGCGGCGAATTCACCCCCGACCCGGGTTCGGTGGAGCATTACTTCCAGCGCGTGAACTACCGCCTGGGCGTCAACGTGGCCCAGCTGCCCTACCAGCCCGCGGGCAAAATGCTGTACGACCGCTCGGTGAGCTGGGGCTTTGGCTTCCCGCTGCCCACCTCCTCGCCCCTTGAAGCCACCACGTTCAGCCTGGCCTTCACCTACGGCATGCGTGGCAACACCGACCTGCTGGCGGCCGGCACCGGCGCCAGCAACGTGCAGGAAAACTACATGAAGATGACGTTTGGCGTGACGCTGAACAACCGGTGGTTCATCAAGCGCCGCCTGCAATAG
- the lptC gene encoding LPS export ABC transporter periplasmic protein LptC, whose product MGPRAQSARPGRQRGPGAGWLAGGLLALALLGCEEQKTVGPTLIYKGPNMESTNVLELFSDSARLQIRLTAPLEQRYENGDVIYTKGVSVTFYAKDKSVVNTLTAHYGKLEQTKNLFTMRGDVRVANVPEQQKLFTEELFYDRNKQVIYTDSAMFVRVETLTERLTGYGLKANQNFSSYRITRPEGVFAIDQSVAP is encoded by the coding sequence GTGGGGCCCCGGGCACAAAGTGCGCGGCCCGGGCGCCAGCGGGGCCCCGGGGCTGGCTGGCTGGCTGGCGGCTTGCTGGCGCTGGCGCTGCTGGGCTGCGAAGAGCAAAAGACTGTAGGGCCCACGCTTATCTACAAGGGCCCCAACATGGAAAGCACCAACGTGCTGGAGCTGTTCAGCGATTCGGCCCGACTCCAAATTCGCCTCACCGCTCCGCTGGAGCAACGCTACGAAAATGGCGACGTAATCTATACCAAGGGCGTGTCCGTTACTTTCTACGCCAAAGACAAGTCAGTAGTGAACACCCTGACGGCGCACTACGGCAAGCTGGAGCAAACCAAAAACCTGTTCACCATGCGCGGCGACGTGCGGGTGGCCAACGTGCCCGAGCAACAGAAGCTTTTCACCGAGGAGCTGTTCTACGACCGCAACAAGCAGGTGATTTACACCGATTCGGCCATGTTCGTGCGGGTCGAAACACTCACCGAGCGCCTCACCGGCTACGGCCTCAAGGCCAATCAGAACTTCTCTTCCTACCGCATCACCCGGCCTGAGGGCGTGTTCGCCATCGACCAGTCCGTGGCCCCGTAG
- a CDS encoding peptidylprolyl isomerase, with product MALINTIREKSGWAVGTVAIGMLLFIVGGDLVGGKSKLFGGNDNVVGEVAGQKVALADYNNALEQAKQQFTAQQQRPPDDQALSYLRDQAWNQTIYRLAFQPEWDKLGLAVSDDELVDMVQGDNINPGIKQAFTDPKTGQFDKTRLVEYLKNLDKLPPESQAAWRNFEANLPADRLANKYNSLLKNSVYVTSAEAKRFNDDQNTKAMVKYLFVPYASISDSAVKVTNEQLQAYLDKHKGQYKVEDGRSVEYITVPVVASKEDSAAVRSTMATLATQFASAPSDSLFVKMNSEQPYNKAFRSPADLPEELRKQMPLTVGKVYGPYAENGTYSLYKVTGEKEGPQSARASHILIKPEAQTPQAKAAAKAKAQDLINKIKGGADFAALARQFGTDGTKDQGGDLGWFTKGRMVPEFEKAVLGAPVGLLATPVETSFGYHVVKVTAPTTKQTYQVAEVKKAIVPTDATREAAYARAQQLKGQATDLASFRQLTTKDKTLQKQEAPNLDRNARSVNNLQSARELVRWAYGAGPSGETKIGDVSEVYEIGDQYVIAALTGTQAKGEATVAGLKPQLSALVRNDLKAQQIMAKLGKTGAIEQLAAAYGPIAQVGTAEGVALGTGTLPNVGFEPLAVGAAFGLKPGQHSAPLQGEQGVLVVESVSVAPAAAAADLKAVRQQLAQQRSSRQDGLIYEAIKAHANVKDNRAKFF from the coding sequence ATGGCGTTAATCAACACGATACGGGAAAAATCGGGCTGGGCCGTGGGCACGGTGGCCATCGGGATGCTGCTCTTCATTGTGGGCGGCGACCTGGTGGGCGGCAAGAGCAAGCTGTTTGGCGGCAACGACAATGTGGTGGGCGAAGTGGCCGGCCAGAAAGTAGCGCTGGCCGACTACAATAACGCCCTGGAGCAGGCCAAGCAGCAGTTTACCGCCCAGCAGCAGCGCCCGCCCGACGACCAGGCCCTGAGCTACCTCCGCGACCAGGCCTGGAACCAGACCATCTACCGCCTGGCCTTCCAGCCCGAGTGGGATAAATTGGGCCTGGCCGTGAGCGACGACGAGCTGGTGGACATGGTGCAGGGCGACAACATCAACCCCGGCATCAAGCAGGCCTTTACAGACCCCAAGACCGGGCAGTTCGACAAAACGCGGCTGGTTGAGTACCTCAAAAACCTCGACAAGCTGCCCCCCGAAAGCCAGGCCGCCTGGCGCAATTTCGAGGCTAACCTGCCCGCCGACCGCCTGGCCAACAAGTACAACAGCCTGCTGAAGAACTCGGTGTACGTGACCAGCGCCGAAGCCAAGCGCTTCAACGACGACCAGAACACCAAGGCTATGGTGAAGTACCTGTTCGTGCCCTACGCCAGCATTTCCGACTCGGCGGTGAAGGTGACCAACGAGCAGCTGCAAGCCTACCTCGACAAGCACAAGGGCCAGTATAAAGTAGAAGACGGCCGCTCGGTGGAGTACATCACCGTGCCGGTGGTGGCCTCGAAGGAGGACAGCGCCGCCGTGCGCAGCACCATGGCCACCCTGGCCACGCAGTTTGCCTCGGCCCCGTCCGACTCGCTGTTTGTGAAGATGAACTCGGAGCAGCCCTACAACAAGGCCTTCCGCAGCCCCGCCGACTTGCCCGAGGAGCTGCGCAAGCAGATGCCCCTGACGGTGGGCAAAGTGTACGGCCCCTACGCCGAGAACGGCACGTACTCGCTGTATAAGGTGACTGGCGAGAAGGAGGGCCCCCAGTCCGCCCGCGCCAGCCACATCCTCATCAAGCCCGAGGCCCAGACGCCCCAGGCTAAGGCCGCGGCCAAAGCCAAGGCCCAGGACCTCATCAACAAAATCAAGGGCGGGGCCGATTTCGCGGCGCTGGCCCGGCAGTTCGGCACCGACGGCACCAAGGACCAGGGCGGCGACCTGGGCTGGTTCACGAAGGGCCGCATGGTACCCGAGTTTGAGAAAGCCGTGCTGGGGGCCCCCGTGGGCCTGCTGGCCACGCCGGTCGAAACCTCATTCGGCTACCATGTGGTGAAAGTGACCGCCCCGACCACCAAGCAGACCTACCAAGTGGCCGAAGTAAAGAAGGCCATCGTGCCCACCGACGCCACCCGCGAGGCCGCCTACGCCCGCGCCCAGCAGCTGAAAGGCCAGGCCACCGACCTCGCCAGCTTCCGCCAGCTGACGACCAAGGACAAGACCCTGCAAAAACAAGAGGCCCCTAACCTCGATCGCAACGCCCGCAGCGTGAACAACCTGCAGAGCGCCCGCGAGCTGGTGCGCTGGGCCTACGGCGCTGGCCCCAGCGGCGAAACCAAAATCGGCGACGTGAGCGAGGTGTACGAGATTGGCGACCAGTACGTCATCGCTGCCCTCACCGGCACCCAGGCCAAGGGCGAAGCCACGGTGGCTGGTCTCAAGCCGCAGCTGTCGGCCCTGGTGCGCAACGACCTCAAGGCCCAGCAAATTATGGCCAAGCTCGGCAAAACCGGCGCCATCGAGCAGCTGGCCGCCGCCTACGGCCCCATCGCCCAGGTGGGCACCGCCGAGGGCGTGGCCCTGGGCACGGGCACGCTGCCCAACGTGGGCTTCGAGCCCTTGGCTGTGGGCGCTGCCTTCGGCCTGAAGCCGGGCCAGCACTCGGCCCCGCTGCAAGGCGAGCAAGGCGTGCTGGTGGTGGAGTCCGTGAGCGTGGCCCCCGCCGCCGCCGCCGCCGACCTGAAAGCCGTGCGCCAGCAGCTGGCGCAGCAGCGCAGCAGCCGCCAGGATGGCCTGATCTACGAGGCTATCAAGGCCCACGCCAACGTGAAAGACAACCGCGCGAAGTTCTTCTAA
- the ribH gene encoding 6,7-dimethyl-8-ribityllumazine synthase, with amino-acid sequence MATSLQHLSSYDASNFIDISDKRFGLVVADWNREITDVLNAGAYDTLVKHGALAENIFRNSVPGSFELTLGAQFLAQHEEIDAVICLGVVIQGETKHDDYICHAVAQGLTTVGLKYNKPVIFGVVTTNTLEQAQDRAGGKLGNKGVEAAVAAIQMLGF; translated from the coding sequence ATGGCCACCTCCCTGCAACACCTGAGTTCTTACGACGCTTCCAATTTTATCGACATCAGTGACAAGCGCTTTGGCTTGGTAGTGGCCGATTGGAACCGCGAAATTACCGACGTGCTGAACGCCGGGGCCTACGACACGCTCGTGAAGCACGGAGCCCTGGCCGAAAATATCTTCCGCAACAGCGTGCCCGGCAGCTTCGAGCTGACGCTGGGGGCCCAGTTCCTGGCCCAGCACGAAGAAATCGACGCCGTGATTTGCCTGGGCGTGGTGATTCAGGGCGAGACCAAGCACGACGATTACATCTGCCACGCCGTGGCCCAGGGCCTCACCACCGTTGGGCTGAAGTATAACAAGCCGGTGATTTTTGGCGTCGTAACCACCAACACCCTGGAGCAGGCCCAGGACCGCGCCGGTGGCAAGCTTGGCAATAAGGGCGTGGAGGCCGCCGTAGCCGCCATCCAAATGTTGGGCTTCTGA